Part of the Mangifera indica cultivar Alphonso chromosome 4, CATAS_Mindica_2.1, whole genome shotgun sequence genome, CTGAGATGAACTCCAAAATGTGAAATCCCCAACCAAAAACAGGTAATTTCATTAAACTACACTTAAGAGgcatttgatttggataatattttattatcaaaatagattAGTAGGTATagatgattactatgtttgataaaatttaataagtataaataattattatgtttgattaaaagtaataaaagattactaagaaattattttacttaaataccttgaatataattatttttaaatattttttatattatctgtcatatattaattaaaaataaatttatttttatctcaaaaaattaataaataataatataaattatcttgataatttttaaatacctaaagtgaatatggtaatcagattaccatatatattatctgttacatcagtattgataatagaagattactataatattttattactaataaaccaaataagagaataaaaaatagattaccaaatactcttaaaaaactgaaaacaaaCGCCCATAAGGATATACTTAATATATCCCTGGCATTGTTTCCGCAAGGCAAGGTCGCACAAGTACATCCAGTCAACCTCCGTTCTGTGAGTTGCTTTAAGTAAAACACGTTCCCTTGCTGGAACAGACTCTCCAGAAAAAACAACCCTAGTcatatttatcttttcaaaGAGAAAAGGCCACAAAGCCAGCCAAGCACCAAAGAAAAACGATGTTGCTTTCCTGCTATAATGTATGCTAAAAAGTCGCAACACGACAGCACTCAGAAAACCCCAATAGACTAACATCATAAATGCTGTTGCCAACAGAACCAGTAAACATATCAGGCCCCTAAACACCCTTAGTGGGATTGGGCGATGCCTTATTCCATTGCTGGAGTTTTGAAGTTCCATATGGcccaaaatttgattgaaaacaaCCTGTCAGAGGTAGATACACCGCCTCAGACAAATTTATACTAACAGTATGTTTAGAAGTcacagttttattgttaatgatAATAATCAAGAGATAATCAAACTCCCGATGGTAGGCACTTGTATTTGAGTACTGAAACTTCAAGTCTCCAGAAACTAAGTATTGGGTTGCTCAGCTAAGTATGCCTCGATCATAAAGGACACCGTAAGGAAGTTATGTGCCAGAATTGATTGTATTGAGAGACTATATGTTTAACCTGCAGAGACAGTCAATAAGAATTTAGTAAGATTGAGTTGCATGCAACATTCTAAATGAAAAGAAGAATGAATATAAGTCCAAAGGCCTAATGTAACAATGGACAGAcaattatgttatataatttctcatattggcagtttttttcttatttataaaagagAATCAAGCATTACAAGATCTACAACTGAACCAGTAACTTGAGTGGCATACATTCTGGACATTCATTTGGTGAGCAAACTATCTAAATAATCCAATGAAGATCATTTTATTCCATCACATAAGTGAAGACCGATGAGTactcattttgtttttttccggTTTTGCTTCAAGTATCGTGACTTAACTCGCTAAATTTTTGCTGAAACAGCCGCACCAACAAATTATGTTGTGGTTGGGAGTGTTCTTCAGAAAAGCCATTAGAAGCAAAAACACTTACATAAAAGCATTTGAAACACTTAAACAACGATAAAGAAAACACTTATTAAAGGCTTATCTACAAAATGCTTTCAatagaatttatataaaacaagaTTACGGTCATGTATATCAACCTTATACACAAGAAAAGAAAACGTTATTAATTGATAAGGACCAAAGGTTACATTAAAATTCTATTGgactaatttaaatattatggaattaaaaaagttaatatatatttcaataaaattataatgataagattaAATGTGAAATGTTTtgcattaataa contains:
- the LOC123214289 gene encoding probable 1-acyl-sn-glycerol-3-phosphate acyltransferase 5, which encodes MELQNSSNGIRHRPIPLRVFRGLICLLVLLATAFMMLVYWGFLSAVVLRLFSIHYSRKATSFFFGAWLALWPFLFEKINMTRVVFSGESVPARERVLLKATHRTEVDWMYLCDLALRKQCQGYIKYILMGCSLMKLPVFGWGFHILEFISVERRWEVDESNIHKMLSNFKDPGDPLWVALFPEGPIDLSELKWIRSKKYAAETGLPILKMVPLPKQKGFCACLADFVGFD